From the genome of Pungitius pungitius chromosome 21, fPunPun2.1, whole genome shotgun sequence, one region includes:
- the pdk2a gene encoding pyruvate dehydrogenase (acetyl-transferring) kinase isozyme 2, mitochondrial, whose translation MKFVRYIMKNAALASVPKHIDHFSKFSPSPLSMKQFLDFGSINACEKTSFTFLRQELPVRLSNIMKEINLLPNKLLTTPSVQTVQSWYIQSLMEILEFLDKNPDDKVLGEFVEALVTIRNRHNDVVPTMAQGIIEYKEAFPQDQVTNQNIQYFLDRLYMSRISIRMLINQHTLVFDGTLNPVHPNTIGSIDPHCEVGDVVRDAFHSAKTLCDQYYLRSPDLVLQEMCRTKKNLPISIVYVPSHLYHMLFELFKNAMRATIETHDHSSTLPPVEVMVALGAEDLSIKMSDKGGGVPFRRIDNLFSYMFSTAPAPRRGERARPPLAGFGYGLPISRLYAQYFQGDLQLYSMEGHGTDAVIYLKALSTDSVERLPVYNKTALKNYKVSLEVDDWCVPSREPLDLSVHKGPK comes from the exons ATGAAGTTCGTGAGGTATATCATGAAAAACGCCGCTTTGGCCAGCGTGCCCAAACACATCGATCACTTCTCCAAATTCTccccctcgccgctctccatgAAGCAGTTCCTCGACTTCG GTTCCATCAACGCCTGTGAGAAGACGTCCTTCACCTTCCTGAGACAGGAGCTCCCGGTGAGACTTTCCAACATCATGAAAGAAATCAACCTGCTGCCCAACAAACTGCTCACAACCCCCTCCGTGCAGACGGTGCAGAGCTG gtaCATCCAGAGTTTGATGGAAATCCTTGAATTCTTAGACAAGAACCCAGATGACAAAGTCCTGGGAGA GTTCGTTGAGGCCTTAGTGACCATCAGAAACCGCCACAACGACGTGGTTCCCACTATGGCCCAGGGCATCATCGAATACAAAGAGGCCTTCCCTCAGGACCAAGTAACCAACCAGAACATCCAGTACTTCCTGGACCGCCTCTACATGAGCCGCATCTCTATCCGCATGCTCATCAACCAGCACA CTCTCGTTTTTGATGGAACCCTCAACCCGGTGCACCCGAACACCATCGGCAGCATTGACCCCCACTGTGAGGTTGGAGACGTAGTCCGAG ATGCTTTCCACAGCGCCAAGACGCTGTGTGACCAGTACTACCTGCGCTCCCCCGACCTCGTTCTACAGGAGATGTGCC GCACGAAGAAGAACCTTCCCATAAGCATCGTGTACGTCCCCTCTCACCTTTATCACATGCTGTTTGAGCTCTTCAAG AACGCCATGAGGGCCACGATCGAGACCCACGACCACAGCAGCACGCTGCCCCCCGTCGAGGTCATGGTCGCTCTGGGAGCcgaggacctgtcaatcaag ATGAGCGACAAGGGCGGCGGGGTCCCCTTCCGGAGGATCGACAACCTCTTCAGCTACATGTTCTCCACTGCTCCGGCTCCACGGAGAGGAGAGCGCGCGCGGCCTCCGCTG GCCGGCTTCGGCTACGGTCTGCCCATCTCCCGTCTCTACGCCCAGTACTTCCAGGGGGACCTGCAGCTCTACTCCATGGAGGGCCACGGCACCGACGCCGTCATCTACCTGAAG gcGCTGTCCACAGACTCGGTCGAGAGGCTGCCGGTCTACAACAAAACCGCCTTGAAGAACTACAAAGTGAGCCTGGAGGTGGACGACTGGTGCGTTCCCAGCAGGGAGCCTCTGGACCTCAGCGTCCACAAGGGGCCCAAGTGA